A genomic stretch from Flavobacterium humidisoli includes:
- a CDS encoding TonB-dependent receptor, whose translation MVKNYAFFFIFWFFNFAFSQKEITVTGIVIDARTQNPLESVVVTIQNTAVMQLTSKTGKFELHIFPKKEQLLLLRSQGYKDFLLKVRSNSGQDINLGILQLEDTYSDEVPGALITLSENDFSDDNSSSEMTSGLLQSSRDAFMQASAFNWGQARFRIRGLDSENAITMLNGIPMNKIYDGRPQWSNWGGLNNVLRNQEFSVGTAASNYTFGGVLGTQQIFTRASLYRKGTSLTFSGSNTTYLWRAIGTYASGMNASGWAFVVSAGKRWADEGYFEGTNFDANSFFLSVEKKLNKRNSINFTGFYTPNSRGKNSANTAEVTNLMGEKYNSYWGFQNGEKRNARIKNVEEPLFMVNHYFKMDDKTNLNSAIMYQFGKVGNSNIDYQNADSPDPVYYKKMPSYFSSLYAKDQGEFSGEFTPDYENAEKNKTAFLANPQINWDEMYFANQKIGQNGYVPAQSHYVLYEDRTDDRTLAVNSNLNTQITPNISFDGGLTFKKLKSHNFQYLLDLLGGAYFEDIDPFYKGNLSQSDLLHPNRQVGKGDVYGYNYNLRASTLDVFAQFKFNYNKTEFFLAQSYSVSDYQREGLYQNGLYPTTSLGKSAKVNFENFGFKGGFTYKISGKQLLFFNAAHFTRAPSLRNVFSNSRLNNTIVDGIESENISSAEANYVYHFAKLKLRLTVYYSLIKNTSKTSYFYAEGIFDNGSGYDSANAFVSQTLTNLDKKNTGAELSFEYQIWPTLKTTLSAAFGNYVYNSNPNVIITNDANKAKDGAQSVFDFGSAYLKNYKQPGTPQQAYSFGLEYRDPKFWWLAANINYLAESYIDVSPISRTSQFYINPANSFPFPEATPERGNELLRQEKFDPVSLLNISGGKSWRIRKKYIGLFASVNNVFNSIYKTGGFEQARNANFRALNQDISSGSPSFGPKYYYGYGRTYFLNLTIGL comes from the coding sequence ATGGTAAAAAATTACGCATTCTTCTTTATTTTTTGGTTCTTTAATTTTGCTTTTTCGCAGAAAGAAATTACGGTAACAGGAATTGTTATTGATGCCCGAACACAGAATCCATTGGAAAGTGTAGTGGTAACAATACAGAACACAGCCGTGATGCAGCTTACATCAAAAACAGGGAAATTTGAACTTCATATATTTCCCAAAAAAGAGCAGCTGCTTTTACTCAGAAGTCAGGGATACAAAGATTTTCTTTTAAAAGTAAGGTCTAATTCTGGACAGGATATTAATCTCGGTATTTTACAATTAGAAGATACTTATTCAGACGAAGTTCCGGGTGCATTGATTACGCTCTCAGAGAATGATTTTTCAGATGATAATAGTTCATCTGAAATGACATCCGGACTTTTACAATCTTCAAGAGATGCTTTTATGCAGGCGTCGGCATTCAATTGGGGACAGGCTAGATTTCGTATTCGTGGTTTAGATAGCGAAAATGCAATCACGATGCTTAACGGAATACCAATGAATAAAATATATGATGGAAGACCGCAATGGAGCAATTGGGGCGGTTTAAACAATGTGCTTCGCAATCAGGAATTCTCAGTAGGAACAGCAGCTTCCAATTATACTTTTGGGGGCGTTTTAGGAACACAACAGATTTTTACTCGTGCTTCTTTGTATAGAAAAGGAACATCATTAACTTTTTCGGGAAGCAATACCACTTATTTATGGCGGGCAATTGGAACCTATGCTTCGGGAATGAATGCTTCTGGCTGGGCTTTTGTAGTTTCGGCTGGAAAACGGTGGGCAGATGAAGGGTATTTTGAAGGTACAAATTTCGATGCCAATTCTTTTTTTCTTAGTGTCGAAAAGAAATTAAACAAAAGAAATTCAATCAATTTTACTGGGTTTTATACGCCAAATTCCCGCGGGAAGAACTCTGCTAATACTGCTGAGGTTACCAATTTAATGGGCGAAAAATACAACTCGTACTGGGGATTTCAGAACGGAGAAAAGCGAAATGCAAGAATAAAAAATGTAGAAGAACCTTTGTTTATGGTGAACCACTATTTTAAAATGGATGATAAAACCAATTTGAATTCTGCGATTATGTATCAATTTGGGAAAGTTGGAAACAGCAATATTGATTACCAAAATGCAGATAGTCCCGATCCAGTTTATTATAAAAAAATGCCAAGTTATTTTAGTTCACTGTATGCTAAAGACCAAGGAGAGTTTTCGGGGGAGTTTACTCCAGATTATGAAAATGCAGAAAAAAACAAGACAGCTTTTTTAGCAAATCCCCAGATAAATTGGGACGAAATGTATTTCGCCAATCAAAAGATTGGACAAAATGGTTATGTGCCGGCGCAAAGCCATTATGTGCTTTACGAGGACAGAACAGATGATCGTACCTTGGCAGTAAATTCAAATCTTAATACACAGATAACGCCTAATATCTCTTTTGATGGCGGATTAACTTTTAAGAAATTAAAATCGCATAATTTTCAATATTTACTGGATCTTCTTGGCGGAGCATATTTCGAAGATATTGATCCGTTTTACAAAGGAAATCTTTCTCAATCCGATTTGCTGCATCCCAATCGTCAAGTAGGTAAAGGAGATGTTTACGGATACAATTACAATTTACGGGCTAGTACTTTAGATGTTTTTGCGCAGTTTAAATTTAATTACAACAAAACAGAATTCTTTTTAGCGCAATCTTATTCAGTATCAGATTACCAAAGAGAGGGATTGTATCAAAATGGATTGTATCCGACAACTTCTTTAGGAAAGAGTGCAAAGGTAAATTTTGAAAATTTCGGATTCAAAGGCGGATTTACGTATAAAATTTCGGGAAAACAGTTATTGTTTTTTAATGCTGCACATTTTACCAGAGCGCCTTCTCTTCGAAATGTTTTTTCAAATTCACGATTAAATAATACGATTGTTGACGGAATTGAAAGTGAAAATATTAGTAGTGCTGAGGCCAATTATGTATACCATTTTGCAAAACTCAAATTACGTTTAACGGTTTACTATTCCTTGATTAAAAACACGTCGAAAACCTCTTATTTTTATGCGGAAGGAATTTTTGATAACGGGTCGGGTTATGATTCAGCAAATGCATTTGTCAGCCAGACTTTGACAAATTTGGATAAGAAAAATACGGGAGCAGAATTAAGTTTTGAATATCAAATTTGGCCGACATTAAAAACAACATTATCTGCAGCATTTGGAAATTACGTATATAACAGCAATCCGAATGTAATCATTACAAACGATGCCAATAAAGCAAAAGATGGAGCACAAAGCGTTTTTGATTTTGGTTCGGCTTATTTGAAGAACTACAAACAGCCAGGAACTCCACAGCAAGCCTATTCGTTTGGACTGGAATATCGCGATCCAAAATTTTGGTGGCTGGCTGCTAATATTAATTATTTGGCGGAAAGTTATATCGATGTTTCACCAATCTCTCGAACATCTCAATTTTACATCAATCCAGCCAATAGCTTTCCTTTCCCTGAGGCAACTCCTGAAAGGGGAAATGAATTATTAAGACAAGAAAAGTTTGATCCTGTATCATTATTAAATATTAGTGGTGGAAAGTCGTGGCGAATTCGTAAAAAATATATTGGACTTTTTGCCAGCGTCAATAATGTTTTCAATTCAATATATAAAACTGGAGGTTTTGAACAGGCTCGTAATGCAAATTTCAGAGCTCTAAATCAAGATATTTCCAGCGGGTCTCCATCGTTTGGTCCTAAATATTACTACGGTTACGGAAGAACTTATTTTTTAAATCTCACCATTGGTTTGTAA
- a CDS encoding DUF5689 domain-containing protein: MKNLFLNSFFGLSLFIITSCSNEVETPKLMCTQPDFTVNKAVEKVYELSNNTAKQYLYDDIIEAYVVSSDEGGNFFKTISLQTLATATAPSIGFSVPIDASNTYIDYRVGNKVYVKLKNQFTDLYYGGLRIGSLYVSNAGDPTIGRISQNEYKNVLNASCAIIDEKLLVESLTIEKALNDSKLNTLIDLNDVEFTEAALGRHYYEESNNVGGSTNWNLRDKTGNQIIFRTSAYAKFADHFVPEGSGKVRGILTKFGTDYQFMVRYETDIVMTGKRNTPFFAEDFQSVKNNVNFALPGWSNIVEKATKLWKSMVYAGNGYAEFNTTSTTAAENIAWLVSPKINLNGYKNSILSFRSAQHDLKVDSPLNTLEVYVSTNFDGASVTKAKWTKLEAKVPTLSTPSREFISSGGIDLSAYSGNIHIAFKYIGSGKDKTLNGAFMVDDVKIFGEK, encoded by the coding sequence ATGAAAAATCTATTTTTAAATTCATTTTTTGGACTATCATTATTTATCATCACGAGTTGTAGCAACGAAGTCGAAACGCCGAAATTGATGTGTACACAGCCAGATTTCACAGTAAATAAGGCTGTAGAAAAAGTATATGAACTTTCAAATAATACAGCCAAACAATATTTATACGATGATATAATCGAAGCGTATGTAGTTTCTAGTGACGAAGGCGGCAATTTTTTTAAAACAATTTCATTGCAGACATTGGCAACCGCTACCGCTCCCTCGATTGGTTTTAGTGTTCCAATAGATGCCTCAAATACGTATATTGATTACCGAGTTGGAAATAAAGTATATGTAAAACTTAAAAATCAATTTACAGATTTATACTATGGCGGATTAAGAATTGGGAGTTTATATGTAAGCAATGCCGGTGATCCGACAATCGGCAGGATTTCTCAAAATGAGTATAAAAATGTACTGAACGCTTCCTGTGCAATAATTGATGAAAAACTTTTGGTTGAATCGCTAACCATAGAAAAAGCACTCAATGATAGTAAGTTAAACACATTAATAGATTTAAATGATGTGGAATTTACAGAAGCTGCACTGGGACGCCATTATTATGAAGAATCAAATAATGTGGGTGGATCTACAAATTGGAATCTGCGAGATAAAACAGGAAACCAGATTATTTTTAGAACAAGCGCCTATGCAAAATTTGCAGATCATTTTGTGCCAGAAGGAAGCGGAAAAGTAAGAGGTATTCTAACAAAATTTGGAACTGATTATCAATTTATGGTTCGATATGAAACTGATATTGTAATGACTGGAAAAAGAAATACTCCATTTTTTGCAGAAGATTTTCAGTCGGTTAAAAACAATGTCAATTTTGCGCTTCCGGGTTGGAGCAATATTGTAGAGAAAGCCACAAAATTGTGGAAAAGCATGGTTTATGCCGGAAATGGATATGCCGAATTTAATACTACAAGTACAACCGCTGCTGAAAATATAGCTTGGCTGGTTTCTCCTAAAATTAACTTGAACGGTTATAAAAATTCGATACTATCATTTAGAAGCGCACAGCATGATTTAAAAGTAGATTCGCCTTTAAATACTTTAGAAGTGTATGTTTCAACCAATTTTGACGGTGCCAGTGTGACCAAAGCAAAATGGACAAAATTAGAAGCAAAAGTGCCAACGCTTTCAACGCCTTCTCGAGAATTTATAAGTTCTGGGGGAATCGATCTTTCTGCTTATTCTGGAAACATACATATTGCATTTAAATATATTGGTTCGGGAAAAGACAAAACATTAAATGGCGCTTTTATGGTAGATGATGTAAAGATATTTGGAGAGAAGTAA
- a CDS encoding DUF4280 domain-containing protein, which translates to MSDKHMVVQGAICKCTLSVEPKTDILKVKTQSKHYANDKDCEKLLATTKDIGKTFEKNTFGKCKKQPSGSDYLPCQVQITEWRKFYEKVTLSNEGKILLEDSRATCAMGLPDCIEIINHGQIAEPSKQNFVKANPDVQNKINPLLDLNAVDKPKYDFIGIEQK; encoded by the coding sequence ATGAGTGATAAACATATGGTAGTTCAAGGTGCTATTTGTAAGTGTACATTGAGTGTTGAGCCGAAAACAGACATTTTGAAAGTAAAAACACAATCAAAGCATTATGCCAATGATAAAGACTGTGAGAAACTGCTTGCCACAACAAAAGATATTGGCAAAACATTCGAGAAAAATACATTTGGTAAATGCAAAAAGCAGCCTTCAGGTAGTGATTATTTACCCTGTCAAGTTCAAATAACAGAATGGAGAAAATTCTATGAAAAAGTTACATTAAGTAATGAAGGAAAAATATTGCTTGAAGATAGCAGGGCAACTTGTGCAATGGGATTACCTGACTGTATAGAAATAATTAATCATGGACAAATTGCAGAACCATCAAAACAAAACTTTGTAAAAGCCAATCCTGATGTGCAGAATAAAATTAATCCATTGCTGGATTTAAATGCGGTTGATAAACCAAAGTACGATTTTATAGGAATAGAACAAAAATAA
- a CDS encoding OmpA family protein → MYYDYDKWEIRSDAKPILDKVAVYLKEPPLLPVELGAHTDIRGTDEYNMDLSAKRADSVVKYLISKGVPATIISAKGYGKTKLIHKGDHISEALHQENRRTTLRFKLFENDAKALVHDVIAPSYKMPATFRIDIEGFTRKGCHKTKDHLDKIISYDSYQELDSHSLKRDKPNDIILKLHSRISTIPKITDALVFGISYKNIYHYYLHSCTYYSITKNPTLVINAYPDIVWIGHFQYNYMHQEKNDENVKAPYYFHNKAFELKNGIEQEITEISNSLFGKLMFFLPNGWLAKEVFLPYVQKQAKIYDVGLHAIFDRKLEKRGEALNLKGTELDFIKTNNTTRYIAAYIIYEFVALGIIIDLLMLYFTRGKSAESKLAKIVTKVKKISKYINDAGAELVPSSIAINTGMYYKMMADRRISLILEANIKADPLVAINYEKKYTLKSLLFDNATKEEKDQDKQKKNKAISDALSKIGKNDIMLTLHMCGEINLEQNLQYNVLTEQYSLKDQFSALVENNSTTYSKKIKGSISLDGDYSRKFFEFSPLETKVNANISLKVDCEAILISKFGYDKKNGKGLYLEQILKFSGLKGTFTGSIQAKNDDLIDYDYSPNNGEPIDFIIFKDKTIILNSIQLFQIKQQN, encoded by the coding sequence ATATATTATGATTATGACAAATGGGAGATTCGTTCTGATGCAAAACCTATTTTAGATAAAGTTGCTGTTTATTTAAAAGAACCGCCTTTGCTGCCAGTAGAATTGGGCGCACATACCGACATTAGAGGAACAGATGAATACAATATGGACTTGTCTGCCAAAAGAGCAGATTCTGTTGTAAAGTATTTAATATCAAAGGGGGTTCCTGCTACTATAATCTCTGCCAAAGGCTATGGAAAAACTAAATTAATTCATAAAGGAGATCATATTTCTGAAGCACTGCATCAGGAAAACCGTAGAACGACCCTAAGATTTAAACTTTTTGAAAATGATGCAAAAGCGCTTGTTCATGATGTAATTGCTCCGAGTTATAAAATGCCTGCTACATTTCGCATTGATATTGAAGGGTTTACAAGAAAAGGATGTCATAAAACAAAAGATCATTTAGATAAAATTATTTCTTATGATAGTTACCAAGAGTTAGATTCACATAGTTTAAAACGAGATAAACCTAATGATATAATTCTTAAACTGCATTCGAGAATATCTACAATTCCCAAAATTACAGATGCTCTTGTATTTGGTATAAGTTACAAGAATATCTACCACTATTATTTACATTCTTGTACTTACTATTCGATTACTAAAAATCCAACATTAGTTATAAATGCCTATCCAGATATTGTTTGGATCGGACATTTCCAGTATAACTATATGCACCAAGAAAAAAATGATGAAAATGTAAAAGCACCGTATTATTTTCATAACAAAGCTTTTGAACTAAAAAATGGTATCGAACAAGAAATCACCGAAATAAGTAATTCTTTATTTGGTAAATTAATGTTTTTTCTTCCTAATGGCTGGCTTGCAAAGGAAGTTTTCCTTCCGTATGTTCAAAAGCAAGCAAAAATTTATGATGTTGGTTTACATGCTATTTTTGATCGAAAGTTAGAGAAGAGAGGAGAAGCCTTGAATTTGAAGGGAACAGAATTAGATTTTATAAAAACAAATAATACGACAAGATATATCGCAGCGTATATAATTTATGAATTTGTAGCCCTAGGAATTATAATTGATTTACTAATGCTTTATTTCACAAGAGGAAAAAGTGCGGAAAGTAAACTAGCCAAGATTGTGACTAAAGTCAAAAAGATATCTAAATATATTAATGACGCTGGCGCAGAATTAGTGCCTTCATCTATTGCTATAAATACAGGTATGTATTATAAAATGATGGCAGACAGAAGAATTTCATTAATTCTTGAAGCCAATATAAAAGCAGATCCACTGGTTGCAATAAATTATGAAAAGAAATACACATTAAAAAGCCTTCTTTTTGATAATGCAACAAAAGAAGAAAAAGATCAAGACAAGCAAAAGAAAAATAAAGCCATAAGTGATGCATTATCTAAAATAGGTAAAAATGATATTATGCTTACTTTACATATGTGTGGCGAGATAAATTTGGAGCAGAATTTACAATATAATGTGTTGACCGAGCAGTATAGTTTAAAAGATCAGTTTAGTGCCTTAGTTGAAAATAATTCAACAACTTATAGTAAAAAAATAAAAGGTAGTATCTCACTAGATGGAGACTATTCTAGAAAATTCTTTGAATTTTCGCCCTTAGAAACGAAAGTTAATGCTAACATTTCATTAAAAGTAGATTGTGAAGCTATTTTAATTTCAAAATTTGGATATGATAAAAAAAACGGCAAAGGTTTGTATCTTGAGCAAATACTGAAATTTTCTGGACTTAAAGGAACCTTTACTGGAAGTATACAAGCTAAAAATGATGATTTAATAGATTACGATTATTCGCCAAACAATGGCGAGCCAATTGATTTCATTATATTTAAAGATAAAACAATAATACTAAATTCAATTCAACTTTTTCAAATTAAACAACAAAACTAA